A stretch of Thermus oshimai DSM 12092 DNA encodes these proteins:
- the murC gene encoding UDP-N-acetylmuramate--L-alanine ligase, producing the protein MRKFHIMGIEGVGMSALARLLLAEGHGVTGCDLAPGAKARALGVPVHRGHSPEHLGDEDTLVVPTPIPLDHPEVEGARARGLKVLRRMELLKDLLGEKPSLGVTGTHGKTTTTGMLASILLAAGLDPWVLLGGELSLLPGNARYGRGPRLAEVDESDPLFREVAVGVAVVTNLEADHVAPQGVMAPNYHPSFAALKEAMRGFLERAGVVVLPAEDPLLLGLSQGLPRRLFGRGGALWAEGVERLPLGSRFHLVYEGEDLGPVELKVPGAHNVQNALAAGLAALSFGVGPEAIREGLSRFPGVGRRFQRLGEVRGALVVDDYAHHPTEVRATLEAARGLGRRVRVLFQPHRILRTEELWEAFAEALTLADEVVVLPVYTAGERGDAEGLARRIAERLSALGREARFLGKEEALAYARAHLGPEDLWLTMGAGDVNRLGERLVHEG; encoded by the coding sequence ATGAGGAAGTTCCACATCATGGGGATTGAGGGCGTGGGCATGAGCGCCCTGGCAAGGCTCCTCCTGGCCGAGGGCCACGGGGTCACGGGGTGCGACCTGGCCCCCGGGGCCAAGGCCAGGGCCCTGGGGGTCCCCGTGCACCGGGGGCACAGCCCCGAGCACCTGGGGGACGAGGACACCCTGGTGGTCCCCACCCCCATCCCCCTGGACCACCCCGAGGTGGAGGGGGCCAGGGCCCGGGGGCTTAAGGTCTTGAGGCGCATGGAGCTCCTAAAGGACCTCCTTGGGGAAAAGCCCTCCTTGGGGGTCACGGGCACCCACGGCAAGACCACCACCACGGGGATGCTGGCCAGCATCCTCCTCGCCGCGGGGCTGGACCCCTGGGTCCTCCTGGGAGGGGAGTTAAGCCTCCTTCCCGGAAACGCCCGCTACGGAAGGGGCCCCCGCCTGGCGGAGGTGGACGAGTCCGACCCCCTCTTCCGGGAAGTGGCGGTGGGGGTGGCGGTGGTAACCAACCTCGAGGCCGACCACGTGGCCCCCCAAGGGGTGATGGCCCCCAACTACCACCCGAGCTTCGCCGCGCTGAAAGAGGCCATGCGGGGCTTTCTGGAACGGGCGGGGGTGGTCGTCCTCCCCGCGGAGGACCCCCTCCTCCTGGGGCTTTCCCAGGGGCTTCCCCGGAGGCTTTTCGGCCGGGGCGGGGCCCTTTGGGCGGAAGGGGTGGAGCGCTTACCCTTGGGAAGCCGCTTCCACCTGGTCTACGAGGGAGAGGACCTGGGGCCGGTGGAGCTCAAGGTCCCCGGGGCCCACAACGTCCAAAACGCCCTGGCCGCGGGCCTCGCCGCCCTGAGCTTCGGGGTGGGGCCGGAGGCCATCCGGGAAGGCCTTTCCCGCTTCCCCGGGGTGGGGCGGCGCTTCCAGCGCCTGGGGGAGGTGCGGGGGGCCTTGGTGGTGGACGACTACGCCCACCACCCCACGGAGGTGCGGGCCACCCTCGAGGCCGCCCGGGGCCTGGGAAGGAGGGTCCGGGTCCTCTTCCAGCCCCACCGCATCCTGCGCACGGAGGAGCTCTGGGAGGCCTTCGCCGAGGCCCTAACCCTGGCGGACGAAGTGGTGGTCCTCCCCGTCTACACCGCCGGGGAGAGGGGGGACGCGGAAGGGCTGGCCCGGCGGATTGCGGAGAGGCTATCCGCCCTGGGGAGGGAGGCCCGCTTCCTGGGGAAGGAGGAGGCCCTGGCCTACGCCCGCGCGCACCTGGGCCCGGAAGACCTCTGGCTTACCATGGGGGCAGGGGACGTGAACCGCCTGGGGGAGAGGCTGGTCCATGAGGGTTGA
- a CDS encoding UDP-N-acetylglucosamine--N-acetylmuramyl-(pentapeptide) pyrophosphoryl-undecaprenol N-acetylglucosamine transferase: MARFLLTGGGTGGHFFPALAVAEALRKRGHEVFYLGAEGGLEATLLPQSGLPHALIPAGKLDRSAFRPGEFWKLREGLRRARRVLEEVGPKAILSTGGYAGFPGGWVGAGMGIPLLLHEQNAKLGLAARALALRARGLALSLPTPLPPFLEKKARVVGYPVREVRYPQGEAKRRLGFPEDKPLLLVLGGSQGSLELNEKLPPLLKPLGLPVLHQVGPRWAERYQALEEEHYRVQGFVDVPLAMSAADLLLARAGAGTLAEAAFHRLPALLFPLDPKLDGGAQRANALAYARSGGMALGEFGRLGAQVMEMLEGKEQYQKALSALSPEGAAGRLADWLEAL; the protein is encoded by the coding sequence ATGGCCCGCTTCCTCCTGACCGGGGGGGGAACGGGGGGGCATTTCTTCCCCGCCCTGGCGGTGGCCGAGGCCCTAAGGAAGAGGGGGCACGAGGTCTTCTACCTGGGGGCCGAGGGGGGCCTCGAGGCCACCCTCCTCCCCCAAAGCGGCCTCCCCCACGCCCTCATCCCAGCGGGGAAGCTGGACCGGAGCGCCTTCCGGCCGGGGGAGTTCTGGAAGCTCAGGGAGGGGCTCAGGAGGGCCCGGAGGGTGCTAGAGGAGGTGGGCCCCAAGGCCATCCTCTCCACCGGGGGGTACGCGGGCTTTCCCGGGGGCTGGGTGGGGGCGGGGATGGGGATCCCCCTCCTCCTCCACGAGCAAAACGCCAAGCTGGGCCTGGCGGCGCGGGCCCTGGCCTTAAGGGCCCGGGGCCTGGCCCTGAGCCTCCCCACCCCCCTCCCCCCCTTCCTGGAAAAGAAGGCGCGGGTGGTGGGCTACCCGGTGCGGGAGGTGCGCTACCCCCAAGGGGAGGCCAAGCGCAGGCTCGGCTTCCCCGAGGATAAGCCCCTCCTCCTGGTCCTCGGGGGGAGCCAGGGGAGCCTCGAGCTCAACGAGAAGCTCCCGCCCCTCCTGAAACCCTTGGGCCTCCCCGTCCTCCACCAGGTGGGGCCCCGCTGGGCGGAGCGCTACCAGGCACTGGAGGAGGAGCACTACCGGGTCCAGGGCTTCGTGGACGTTCCCCTCGCCATGAGCGCCGCGGACCTCCTCCTAGCCCGGGCCGGGGCGGGAACCCTGGCGGAGGCCGCCTTCCACCGCCTCCCCGCCCTCCTCTTCCCCTTAGACCCTAAGCTGGACGGGGGGGCCCAGCGGGCCAACGCCCTGGCCTACGCCCGATCCGGGGGGATGGCCCTAGGGGAGTTCGGGCGGCTTGGGGCGCAGGTGATGGAGATGCTGGAAGGCAAAGAGCAGTACCAAAAGGCCCTTTCGGCCCTCTCGCCCGAGGGCGCAGCCGGGCGGCTTGCGGACTGGCTGGAGGCGCTATGA
- a CDS encoding FtsW/RodA/SpoVE family cell cycle protein yields MDPILLLTGLLLLAFGLLGVGVAEPGLLSGHLLRVGLALLVLLAGSLIPPRLLLKGAFGLLLSTLALLALVLLLGDGPGGVRRWFYLGSFGFQPSELAKVAVVAYLASFVKRKGNDYPIVGPVLLVGSTVGLILVEPDFSTALFLATLATLLLILAGVPWRRLIAIGLAGSLVVAPFAGAYLSRFQYVSERFGGFLAYLKGEASPKETAYQVLQAQKAILLAGPLGQGPGGNLPHLPEAHNDMVFASVVFAMGWLGGAMVLFLYLLLFLRGLSVALKLPGGEGVLAMGLTLYLTLQAALNIGVTLGFLPVTGMPLPLISYGGSSLLVSGLALGLLLSLEREGRKGGKAWPASS; encoded by the coding sequence GTGGACCCCATCCTCCTCCTGACCGGCCTCCTCCTCCTGGCCTTTGGCCTTTTGGGGGTGGGGGTGGCCGAACCCGGCCTCCTTTCGGGGCACCTCCTAAGGGTGGGCCTGGCCCTCCTGGTCCTGCTGGCGGGAAGCCTGATTCCCCCCAGGCTCCTCCTTAAAGGGGCGTTTGGCCTCCTCCTTTCCACCCTGGCCCTCCTCGCCCTGGTCCTCCTCCTCGGGGATGGCCCGGGAGGGGTGCGGCGGTGGTTTTACCTGGGGTCTTTCGGCTTCCAGCCCTCGGAGCTGGCCAAGGTGGCGGTGGTGGCCTACCTGGCCTCCTTCGTGAAGCGCAAGGGGAACGACTACCCCATCGTGGGGCCGGTCCTCCTGGTGGGCTCCACGGTGGGGCTCATCCTGGTGGAGCCGGACTTCTCCACCGCCCTTTTCCTGGCCACCCTGGCCACCCTCCTCCTGATCCTGGCCGGGGTGCCCTGGCGGCGGCTCATCGCCATCGGCCTGGCGGGCTCTTTGGTGGTGGCCCCCTTCGCCGGGGCCTACCTCAGCCGCTTCCAGTACGTTTCCGAGCGCTTCGGGGGGTTCTTGGCCTACCTCAAGGGGGAGGCCAGCCCCAAGGAAACGGCCTACCAGGTGCTCCAGGCCCAGAAGGCCATCCTCCTGGCGGGGCCCTTGGGCCAGGGGCCCGGGGGGAACCTCCCCCACCTCCCCGAAGCCCACAACGACATGGTCTTCGCCAGCGTGGTCTTCGCCATGGGGTGGCTGGGGGGGGCCATGGTCCTCTTCCTGTACCTCCTCCTTTTCCTGCGGGGGCTTTCCGTGGCCCTAAAGCTCCCCGGGGGGGAGGGGGTCTTGGCCATGGGGCTCACCCTGTACCTCACCCTGCAGGCGGCCCTCAACATCGGGGTCACCCTGGGCTTTCTGCCCGTGACCGGGATGCCCCTGCCCCTCATCTCCTACGGGGGAAGCTCCCTGCTCGTTTCGGGGCTCGCCCTGGGGCTTCTCCTCTCCCTGGAGCGGGAGGGCCGGAAAGGGGGGAAGGCATGGCCCGCTTCCTCCTGA
- a CDS encoding Mur ligase family protein, whose amino-acid sequence MILVYGLGRSGLGVLRFLKARGLPARFHDDRPKEEEVAEALALGFQEDPDPQGYPLVVAAPGVPLAHPRLSALREGGAEVIGEAELAYRMSQTPIIGITGTAGKTSTTLFTAHLLRGQGLGALEGGNVDPPLVSVVDEAEVAVAELSSFQLERVVRFRPRVAVLLNLGVDHLDRHGSLQAYHGAKLNLLKNLTPEDALVYNEMDPKVREAALTSPARLYPFAPGETARETNLRAALEATRAYLELLGRSLDEGALRRSLETLPEPAHRFQTFARKGKVVFIDDSIATRTPSVAAALGAAPPPIAWILGGEDKGADLEPLRPLLPRVRVVLAIGRDGPRLARALGGVEVVEIPEKDGRAAMRRAVAEALKRLEEGSVLLAPLAASFDQFRDYRDRAQAFREAVLEMGGEPWTPSSS is encoded by the coding sequence GTGATCCTGGTCTACGGGCTTGGCCGGAGCGGGCTTGGGGTCTTGCGCTTCCTGAAGGCGCGGGGCCTTCCCGCCCGCTTCCACGACGACCGGCCCAAGGAAGAGGAGGTGGCGGAGGCCCTGGCCCTGGGCTTCCAGGAGGACCCGGACCCCCAGGGCTACCCCCTGGTGGTGGCCGCCCCCGGGGTGCCCCTCGCCCACCCCAGGCTTTCGGCCCTAAGGGAAGGGGGGGCCGAGGTGATCGGGGAGGCGGAGCTCGCCTACCGCATGAGCCAAACCCCCATCATCGGCATCACGGGCACCGCGGGGAAGACCAGCACCACCCTTTTCACCGCCCACCTCCTGAGGGGGCAGGGCCTGGGGGCCCTAGAGGGGGGGAACGTGGATCCGCCCCTGGTGAGCGTGGTGGACGAAGCGGAGGTGGCGGTGGCCGAGCTTTCCAGCTTCCAGCTGGAGCGGGTGGTGCGCTTCCGGCCCCGGGTGGCCGTCCTCTTGAACCTGGGGGTGGACCACCTGGACCGGCACGGGAGCCTTCAGGCCTACCACGGGGCCAAGCTCAACCTCCTGAAAAACCTCACCCCCGAAGACGCCCTGGTCTACAACGAGATGGACCCCAAGGTGCGGGAAGCGGCCCTAACGAGCCCCGCCCGCCTCTACCCCTTTGCTCCCGGGGAAACCGCGAGGGAGACCAACCTCAGAGCGGCCCTCGAGGCCACCCGGGCCTACCTGGAGCTCCTGGGCCGGAGTCTGGACGAAGGGGCCCTAAGGCGGAGCCTGGAAACCCTCCCCGAGCCCGCCCATCGCTTCCAGACCTTCGCCCGCAAAGGGAAGGTGGTCTTCATCGACGACTCCATCGCCACCCGCACCCCCTCCGTGGCCGCGGCCCTTGGGGCGGCCCCCCCGCCCATCGCCTGGATCCTTGGGGGGGAGGACAAGGGGGCGGACCTGGAGCCCCTAAGGCCCCTCCTCCCCCGGGTGCGGGTGGTCCTGGCCATCGGCCGGGACGGGCCCCGCCTGGCCCGGGCCCTAGGGGGGGTGGAGGTGGTGGAGATCCCCGAAAAGGACGGCAGGGCGGCCATGCGGCGGGCGGTGGCGGAGGCCCTGAAGCGGCTGGAGGAGGGAAGCGTTCTCCTCGCCCCCCTGGCGGCCAGCTTTGACCAGTTCCGGGACTACCGGGACCGGGCCCAGGCCTTCCGGGAGGCGGTCTTGGAGATGGGAGGTGAGCCGTGGACCCCATCCTCCTCCTGA
- a CDS encoding phospho-N-acetylmuramoyl-pentapeptide-transferase, with product MALALLLSWLLTGFWIAGMKALGLGKRVRRDGPQTHLKKEGTPSMGGVAFLLAGFLAYLLLGGDAYGGLWLLGLGFGLLGLLDDLSGSFGRPLKAREKLAAQVLMGLVFALWAVRQVAYTPWPILDVLLILLAVVGAANAFNFTDGVDGLLASVAAILLLPFYPYPLAQALLGGVLGFLWHNAPPAKVFMGDVGSQALGAMVAGLFVLTGKLWLLPLAAIVPVLEVLSVVVQVLYFRRTGKRLLRMSPLHHHFELVGWGEAKVVFRFALLTALATALAFGGVVG from the coding sequence ATGGCCCTAGCCCTCCTCCTTTCCTGGCTCCTCACCGGGTTCTGGATCGCGGGGATGAAGGCCCTGGGCCTAGGCAAGCGGGTGCGCCGGGACGGGCCCCAAACCCACCTCAAGAAGGAGGGCACCCCCAGCATGGGCGGGGTGGCCTTCCTGCTGGCGGGCTTCCTGGCCTACCTCCTCCTCGGGGGGGATGCCTATGGGGGGCTTTGGCTCCTCGGCCTTGGGTTTGGGCTCCTCGGGCTTCTGGACGACCTCTCGGGGAGCTTCGGCAGGCCCCTTAAGGCTAGGGAGAAGCTTGCGGCCCAGGTCCTGATGGGCCTGGTCTTCGCCCTATGGGCCGTGCGCCAGGTGGCCTACACCCCCTGGCCCATCCTGGATGTCCTCCTCATCCTGCTGGCGGTGGTGGGGGCGGCCAACGCCTTCAACTTCACCGACGGGGTGGACGGCCTCCTGGCCTCCGTGGCCGCCATCCTCCTCCTCCCCTTCTACCCCTACCCCTTGGCCCAGGCCCTCCTGGGCGGGGTTTTGGGCTTCCTCTGGCACAACGCCCCCCCGGCCAAGGTCTTCATGGGGGACGTGGGGAGCCAGGCCCTGGGGGCCATGGTGGCGGGGCTTTTCGTCCTCACGGGAAAGCTCTGGCTCTTGCCCTTAGCGGCCATCGTACCCGTGTTGGAGGTGCTTTCCGTGGTGGTGCAGGTCCTCTACTTCCGGCGCACGGGGAAGAGGCTCCTTAGGATGAGCCCCCTTCACCACCACTTTGAGCTTGTGGGCTGGGGCGAGGCCAAGGTGGTCTTCCGCTTCGCCCTCCTCACCGCCCTGGCCACCGCCTTGGCCTTCGGGGGGGTGGTGGGGTGA